The following are from one region of the Alicyclobacillus fastidiosus genome:
- a CDS encoding ABC transporter ATP-binding protein, whose product MKYSFRRTQAKHHVDVRQEKAQGKIQSVSQESALDAVSSRGIGGLIRLSTYAQPHVLGFALIVVLAIIFNVTGTLQPYLVKVAIDDDLSLSHPNVHGLAVICCVYIVTVIVGVAANYTQVVVLQYIGQSIIRSIRLNLFQHITRQALRFFDKTAIGRLVTTVSNDTENINQFFTQFFLSTASNALSIIMIVFAMYELNGRVATYSMVVVPIVFAISFIFRKRMRRAYQVTRTRLSRVIVFLAENLAGIRIIQLFRQEKRQAGEFERLNSSHRDANVFEYGTMVSFNRVLELLANLSVAAMIFVGGDAVLHHVIKFGTLYAFISYIKNFFAPINAITQQWNTLLSALVSAERIGNVFRLEPAIQDPPEPIDVASFDINARIEFCNVFFAYEEAQPVLQGINFTIEPGMFVGFVGATGAGKSSVMSLLMRFYDASTGQILIGGRDVRDFRQVDLHSLIGLVQQDVYIFSGSIADNIRLFRPDISDKQVVDAAVTVGAHRFIDRLPNGYNTKVYAKGTNLSMGERQLIAFARIVAFNPRVLILDEATANLDSQTEEWVQAGLQAVAKSRTTLVIAHRLSTIRNADTIFVMDKGRIVEQGNHEELLSRGEYYATLHANSGVSSVHTL is encoded by the coding sequence TTGAAATACTCCTTTAGGCGCACGCAGGCGAAACACCACGTTGACGTGAGACAGGAGAAAGCGCAGGGGAAAATCCAGTCTGTTAGCCAAGAGTCCGCTTTGGACGCCGTAAGTTCACGAGGCATCGGCGGTTTGATTCGCCTGTCGACGTACGCGCAACCGCACGTTCTTGGCTTTGCGCTTATCGTTGTACTAGCGATTATTTTCAATGTGACTGGCACACTTCAACCGTATTTGGTCAAGGTGGCGATCGACGATGATCTGAGTCTATCTCATCCCAACGTACATGGTTTGGCTGTAATTTGCTGTGTGTACATCGTCACAGTGATTGTTGGCGTTGCAGCGAACTACACACAAGTGGTGGTGCTTCAGTACATTGGACAGTCCATCATTCGCTCTATTCGTCTAAACCTGTTTCAACACATTACAAGGCAAGCGTTGCGATTTTTTGATAAAACAGCCATTGGTCGCTTGGTAACGACGGTTTCCAACGACACAGAGAATATTAATCAATTCTTTACGCAGTTTTTTCTAAGCACCGCTAGCAATGCGTTGTCGATTATCATGATTGTGTTTGCCATGTACGAGTTAAATGGACGGGTAGCCACGTATTCTATGGTAGTAGTGCCTATCGTGTTCGCCATCTCATTTATCTTTCGCAAACGTATGCGGCGTGCATATCAAGTTACGCGGACGAGACTGTCGAGAGTGATTGTCTTCTTAGCAGAAAATCTGGCAGGCATACGGATCATTCAACTTTTTCGGCAAGAGAAGCGGCAGGCTGGCGAGTTTGAACGATTGAACAGTAGTCACCGGGACGCTAACGTGTTTGAGTACGGAACCATGGTGAGTTTCAACCGTGTGCTAGAATTGTTGGCCAACTTGTCGGTTGCGGCCATGATTTTTGTCGGCGGCGATGCGGTGCTCCATCATGTCATTAAGTTTGGCACGCTTTACGCGTTTATCAGTTATATCAAGAATTTTTTTGCCCCCATAAATGCCATCACGCAGCAGTGGAATACGTTACTGTCGGCTTTGGTGTCTGCTGAACGCATTGGCAATGTTTTTCGTCTTGAACCTGCGATTCAAGACCCACCGGAGCCTATCGATGTTGCCAGTTTCGACATCAATGCAAGGATTGAGTTTTGCAATGTTTTCTTTGCCTATGAAGAGGCTCAACCTGTTCTTCAGGGCATCAATTTTACCATCGAACCAGGGATGTTTGTGGGTTTTGTCGGAGCCACAGGAGCTGGTAAGAGTTCCGTCATGAGCCTCTTAATGCGTTTCTATGACGCATCGACCGGCCAAATTTTGATTGGCGGGAGGGATGTACGGGATTTTCGTCAGGTGGATTTGCATTCGCTAATTGGCTTGGTGCAACAGGATGTATATATTTTCTCAGGTTCCATTGCGGACAACATTCGGCTTTTTCGTCCAGATATCTCTGATAAGCAAGTGGTGGACGCAGCAGTTACGGTTGGAGCGCATCGATTCATTGATCGTTTACCAAACGGATACAATACGAAGGTATATGCCAAAGGGACGAATCTATCGATGGGTGAACGGCAATTGATTGCGTTTGCTCGAATTGTCGCATTTAACCCACGTGTGTTGATTTTGGATGAAGCGACAGCGAACTTGGACAGTCAGACAGAAGAGTGGGTGCAGGCTGGTTTGCAGGCTGTTGCAAAGTCGAGAACCACTTTGGTGATAGCTCATCGATTGTCGACCATTAGAAATGCCGATACGATTTTTGTCATGGATAAAGGGAGAATTGTCGAGCAAGGTAACCATGAGGAACTTCTTTCGCGAGGAGAGTATTACGCGACACTTCACGCAAACTCGGGTGTATCTTCTGTGCACACGTTGTAG
- a CDS encoding SDR family oxidoreductase: MSKRERPVVLVTGAGRGIGAVIARTLGKRGYDIALHYWDNEEGARALSQEIQEHGGRAALITGDLTLDGVPAFIVDEAVRDLGQVDALVNNAGVTISESFLQFDQKAVEYAYRINFLAPYLCAQRCAAQMVETGIAGTIVNVTSVHQERVTDCDSAYGSMKAALARATESMAYELAPHRIRVNAVEPGRIRTSRSPLTPFDESVAHAIPLGRSGTPEDIAEAVAWLLSPAASYVTGVAIRVDGGMNLPMQRALMNEKLSFF, encoded by the coding sequence TTGAGTAAACGCGAACGGCCAGTTGTCCTCGTGACCGGGGCGGGCAGAGGGATTGGTGCCGTCATTGCCCGCACGCTCGGAAAGCGTGGATACGATATAGCCCTCCATTACTGGGACAATGAAGAGGGAGCCAGGGCGTTGTCTCAAGAGATTCAGGAGCACGGCGGCAGAGCCGCTCTGATTACAGGAGACCTGACGCTCGATGGAGTTCCTGCTTTCATCGTCGATGAGGCTGTACGAGATCTCGGGCAGGTGGACGCTCTCGTCAACAATGCGGGAGTCACCATCTCCGAATCTTTCTTGCAATTTGACCAAAAGGCCGTGGAGTACGCGTACCGGATCAACTTTCTGGCACCGTACCTGTGCGCCCAACGTTGTGCAGCCCAGATGGTGGAGACCGGGATTGCAGGGACCATTGTCAACGTGACATCGGTGCATCAGGAGCGGGTGACGGACTGCGACAGTGCCTATGGCTCCATGAAAGCCGCCCTTGCTCGGGCGACAGAGAGCATGGCATACGAGTTGGCGCCACATCGAATTCGAGTCAATGCAGTCGAGCCGGGGCGGATCCGGACATCGCGTTCACCGCTCACGCCATTCGATGAAAGCGTTGCACATGCCATACCATTGGGCCGAAGCGGAACACCCGAGGACATTGCCGAGGCAGTAGCATGGCTGCTCTCACCGGCTGCAAGCTATGTGACCGGCGTAGCCATTCGAGTAGACGGTGGCATGAATCTTCCCATGCAAAGGGCTTTGATGAACGAAAAGTTGAGTTTTTTCTAA
- a CDS encoding enolase C-terminal domain-like protein, with translation MVDASPAELSSQNPCPLTRGLFAFYGEYNSNWQLFAAVTIVVIPLVLLFIVLQHYIVEANDGSYQATLSILIMEVRLVDMPELTIRDVRVILTAPANIDLVIVKVETSEPGLYGLGCATFTQRALAVKTAVEEYLRPFLIGRDPQRIEDIWQSAMVNSYWRNGPVLSNAVSGVDMALWDIKGKLANMPLYQLLGGKCRDATAVYRHADGRDLEELEERVRGFMDQGYRYIRCQMGGYGGVSGVKPLRGAMPGNYYDPDVYARSVPKIFEHIRSRLGFDIELLHDVHERVAPIEAVRIAKQVEQYRLFFLEDALPPEQVEWFEMIRRQCSTPLAMGELFNHPLEWKSLITQRLIDFIRVHPSQIGGITPAKKLTTLCEAFGVRTAWHGPGDVSPVGHAANIHLDLSSTNFGIQEWSGFTEPLKEVFPGCPEVENGYVYVSSRPGLGIDLDEEKAARYPCRHEVPTWTQTRLPDGTAVRP, from the coding sequence GTGGTAGATGCAAGTCCAGCTGAACTATCCAGCCAGAACCCGTGTCCACTAACACGCGGACTGTTTGCCTTCTACGGAGAATACAATAGCAATTGGCAACTGTTTGCCGCCGTCACTATCGTCGTGATTCCACTGGTCCTGCTGTTCATAGTTCTCCAGCACTACATCGTGGAGGCCAATGATGGTAGCTATCAAGCAACACTATCTATCCTTATTATGGAAGTAAGGTTGGTGGATATGCCTGAATTGACAATTCGTGACGTGAGAGTCATTCTCACCGCGCCAGCGAATATCGATCTCGTCATCGTCAAGGTGGAAACTTCAGAACCGGGTCTTTACGGCCTCGGCTGCGCCACATTCACGCAACGCGCCCTCGCCGTCAAAACGGCCGTAGAAGAGTATTTGCGGCCATTCCTCATCGGCCGAGATCCTCAGCGGATTGAGGATATCTGGCAATCAGCAATGGTGAATTCCTACTGGAGAAACGGTCCGGTCCTGTCCAATGCAGTCTCCGGTGTCGACATGGCGCTATGGGACATCAAGGGGAAACTGGCTAACATGCCGCTGTATCAATTGTTGGGCGGCAAGTGCCGAGACGCGACGGCAGTCTACCGCCATGCGGACGGACGGGATCTGGAGGAACTGGAGGAACGCGTTCGCGGCTTCATGGACCAGGGATATCGGTACATCCGGTGCCAAATGGGAGGGTACGGTGGTGTATCCGGCGTCAAACCACTGCGAGGCGCCATGCCGGGCAACTACTACGATCCCGATGTGTACGCTCGAAGCGTTCCCAAGATCTTCGAGCACATTCGATCCCGCCTCGGTTTCGACATCGAACTTCTGCACGATGTGCACGAGCGCGTGGCGCCCATCGAAGCGGTCCGCATCGCGAAACAGGTGGAACAGTATCGTCTCTTCTTCCTTGAAGATGCGCTGCCGCCAGAGCAGGTGGAATGGTTTGAGATGATTCGCCGTCAATGCAGCACGCCTCTGGCGATGGGCGAATTGTTCAATCACCCGCTCGAGTGGAAGTCGCTCATTACGCAGCGGCTGATCGATTTCATTCGTGTTCATCCAAGCCAGATTGGTGGGATAACACCCGCCAAGAAGCTCACTACGCTGTGTGAAGCGTTTGGCGTACGCACCGCATGGCACGGGCCAGGAGATGTGTCACCGGTGGGACACGCAGCCAATATCCATCTCGATTTGTCCTCCACCAACTTCGGCATCCAGGAGTGGAGCGGCTTTACCGAACCGTTGAAAGAAGTTTTCCCCGGCTGTCCAGAAGTGGAAAACGGGTACGTTTACGTCAGTTCCCGCCCGGGACTCGGAATTGACCTAGATGAAGAAAAGGCCGCCAGATATCCATGCCGTCACGAAGTCCCCACGTGGACACAGACCCGGTTGCCAGATGGGACCGCGGTTCGGCCGTAG